In Melanotaenia boesemani isolate fMelBoe1 chromosome 18, fMelBoe1.pri, whole genome shotgun sequence, the following proteins share a genomic window:
- the LOC121629063 gene encoding uncharacterized protein LOC121629063, translating to MIRNNEDKVAAMMDKTFALRRLEVVQDAPMVADFKARWPGLFNVREVKAEFKRITTVELQSKFFSQLDAHSENLMKVFARKGGVLGKKIKAVMLPMTRADSIDVKRECILRGLTVYLNEDPQKFVKDYTTDDQCIERDLAETVFGIYVVRHNGADRDDDPEDIGIVLEGVEVLSGLRSVPFAMAMFLGLVYSLNISYPPELKYTFEAVQKIIMEMEGNKLSAKVQTLKTLLARSSF from the exons ATGATTCGAAATAATGAAGACAAAGTAGCTGCCATGATGGACAAAACGTTTGCACTAAGACGTCTTGAGGTAGTCCAAGATGCACCCATGGTAGCGGATTTCAAAGCAAGGTGGCCAGGTCTCTTTAATGTGAGGGAG gTGAAAGCAGAATTCAAGAGGATAACCACAGTTGAGCTGCAGTCCAAGTTCTTCTCGCAACTTGATGCACATTCTGAAAACTTGATGAAAGTGTTTGCCAGAAAAGGAGGAGTCCTCGGGAAAAAGATAAAGGCAGTGATGCTTCCAATGACTCGG GCTGACAGCATTGATGTCAAAAGAGAATGCATCCTCAGAGGCTTGACAGTGTACTTAAATGAGGATCCACAAAAATTTGTGAAGGACTACACG ACTGATGATCAGTGTATCGAAAGAGACCTGGCAGAAACGGTCTTTGGGATCTATGTGGTTCGACACAATGGTGCAGACCGTGATGACGATCCTGAGGACATTGGAATCGTTTTGGAGGGGGTAGAGGTACTGAGTGGTTTGAGAAGTGTCCCATTCGCAATGGCAATGTTTCTCGGACTTGTGTATTCTCTGAACATTAGTTACCCTCCAgaattaaaatatacatttgaaGCTGTGCAGAAAATCATAATGGAGATGGAAGGAAACAAGCTGTCAGCCAAAGTGCAAACTCTCAAAACACTGCTAGCACGTTCATCATTCTAA
- the LOC121629265 gene encoding uncharacterized protein LOC121629265 — protein MERISECPLTPLHGITVRKYDIFGKMIPCKCGYHESAEKAGTEAASSGQLSAPQASAAAGRALDPQTSTGAAAGSAGRALDPQTSTGAAAGSAGRALDPQTSTGAAAGSAGRALDPQTSTGAAAEKATGSQGSAGAGQKTPVLFRISETKSVTCSLCSLEVISEEYTQHLSDYHVQEQCEKCGAKAWGTVGLLQHIESAHLMSYQTNVSDVPTPISPTAQETSPAPQRHSGPPVIPPPAPTIVQETSPAPQRHSGPPVIPPPAPTIVQETSPAPQRHSGPPVIPPPAPTIVQETSPVQQQLSLRPPEVNWITKKLAGGIENTATWMTNIGNEFGQVLNSVLTTGEGSGLDDLCQGIVQRYRDAGEPEPDAIYVDRDCCSETGVSPVLYWFRPWTSKVRLDVFHFMRRFTRGLITEHHPLYGTFCSKLSSCIFEWDRSDIQRLKQAKREQLIKKNPGHTPSDNQVLSSITSSELAKHCRRRTRGVEETRALIQQLLDSMWELTDTTGLPLINQESMSHVWEIQQKHLPCIQDPPGVQLYTNTGTGLEKGDKELDVLRCGRGSSSLESFHKHQCSFIPGWRCNALHTQMYMLEGVSRWNINRSQQALNMNRTSQTKIYDVRLMSNVNTLSNRVLGSALLPEFIPPGKPTGERIAVEYLLAQSNRGDLLSGQNEIIMPEMLEEVQQDEDPDATIPRATDITFQSSSQESTLVSDVSSSPVSSPFEESLPMTTPEKTPDSRCDPRGIPGWEAVDDLAGYLVNLNRTITALSNAEKTEILRLYSCLDATDKSPTKYSLKTKKTTLTGPWRASRKRSGSAPGQQAAERLFMVHGQAAHRPDFNRISECVALRLYKEFKEARNRPKDNKGKTFAIPQSIVMAYSHIKQLIEDCKEILDNSNLVLVTINNTTVSSWLQDRQKRMDRDSLLQGVQLPQQVDLATESLLEAQDLPSEPVQHGHKPMEFPEPENLEGEAMIRPRRGGRKQVLKSHSDTSYSQDWSSFQPPSAQESQGWSSFQPPSTQASQGWSSFQPPSAATSQGWSSFQPPSAATSQGWSSFQPPSAATSQGWSSFQPPSAATSQGWSSFQPPSAATSQGWSSFQPPSAATSQGWSSFQPPSAATSQGWSSFQPPSAATSQGWSSFQPPSAPASQGWLPSQLPPVPASHSQGDQPDQQPPNPIQPATAQTVHNRFREWRLRKAAVEDQEREMRGETPKKRQTKESYHYQCKVCGKAKSKITGHTQLRGKWYCPSSGQTITEWKNSL, from the exons ATGGAGCGAATTTCTGAGTGTCCTCTGACCCCCTTGCACGGTATTACTGTCCGCAAATATGATATATTTGGAAAAATGATTCCCTGCAAGTGTGGATATCATGAG TCAGCAGAAAAGGCAGGGACAGAAGCTGCCAGTTCAGGACAGCTGAGTGCCCCACAGGCCAgtgcagcagctggaagagcGCTAGATCCACAGACAAGCACAGGTGCAGCAGCAGGATCAGCTGGAAGAGCGCTAGATCCACAGACAAGCACAGGTGCAGCAGCAGGATCAGCTGGAAGAGCGCTAGATCCACAGACAAGCACAGGTGCAGCAGCAGGATCAGCTGGAAGAGCACTAGATCCACAGACAAGCACAGGTGCAGCAGCTGAAAAAGCTACAGGTTCACAAGGCAGTGCAGGTGCAGGTCAGAAAACTCCAGTTCTGTTCAGGATTAGTGAGACGAAGTCTGTCACGTGCTCTCTGTGTAGCTTGGAGGTGATAAGTGAGGAATACACTCAGCACCTGTCAGACTACCATGTCCAGGAGCAATGTGAGAAGTGTGGTGCAAAGGCCTGGGGGACTGTTGGATTGTTACAGCACATAGAGAGTGCTCATCTTATGAGCTATCAAACAAATGTCTCAGATGTTCCCACTCCAATTTCTCCAACAGCCCAAGAGACATCACCGGCACCTCAGCGACACAGTGGTCCACCAGTTATTCCTCCGCCTGCTCCTACCATAGTCCAAGAGACATCACCGGCACCTCAGCGACACAGTGGTCCACCAGTTATTCCTCCGCCTGCTCCTACCATAGTCCAAGAGACATCACCGGCACCTCAGCGACACAGTGGTCCACCAGTtattcctcctcctgctcctacCATAGTCCAAGAGACATCACCAGTACAACAACAGCTCTCGCTGCGGCCCCCAGAGGTGAACTGG ATCACAAAAAAACTGGCAGGTGGCATTGAGAACACAGCCACATGGATGACCAATATTGGCAACGAATTTGGCCAAGTTCTGAACTCTGTGCTGACCACTGGTGAGGGGTCTGGCCTTGATGACCTGTGTCAAGGCATTGTTCAGAGATACAGGGATGCTGGTGAACCAGAGCCAGATGCCATTTATGTGGACAGAGATTGCTGCAGTGAGACAG GTGTGAGTCCAGTTCTATATTGGTTTCGTCCTTGGACGTCCAAAGTGAGACTGGATGTGTTTCATTTCATGAGGCGCTTCACCCGTGGCCTTATCACTGAGCACCATCCGCTGTATGGCACGTTCTGCTCCAAGCTGTCCAGCTGCATATTTGAATGGGACAGAAGTGACATTCAGCGCCTCAAACAGGCTAAGAGGGAGCAGCTAATCAAGAAAAATCCGGGTCACACACCCAGTGACAATCAGGTCTTATCCAGCATCACATCGAGTGAACTAGCCAAGCACTGTCGTAGGAGAACCCGAGGGGTTGAGGAGACCCGTGCCCTCATTCAGCAACTGCTGGACTCCATGTGGGAACTGACAGACACAACAGGTTTACCTTTAATAAATCAAGAGAGCATGTCTCATGTGTGGGAGATACAGCAGAAGCACTTGCCCTGCATTCAGGACCCACCTGGTGTACAGCTGTACACAAACACCGGAACTGGGTTGGAGAAGGGAGACAAAGAACTTGATGTCCTGAGATGTGGTAGAGGGTCCTCCTCTCTCGAGAGTTTTCATAAGCACCAGTGTAGTTTTATTCCAG GGTGGCGGTGTAATGCTTTACACACTCAGATGTACATGCTTGAGGGGGTGTCCAGATGGAACATCAATAGATCTCAGCAAGCTCTCAACATGAACAGGACATCTCAAACAAAAATCTATGATGTACGTCTGATGTCCAAtgtaaacacactgagcaaCAGAGTCCTGGGAAGTGCGCTTTTGCCAGAATTTATACCCCCAGGGAAACCTACCG GTGAGCGCATTGCTGTGGAATATTTGCTGGCACAATCTAACAGGGGAGATCTGCTGAGTGGGCAGAATGAAATCATTATGCCAGAGATGTTAGAGGAAGTCCAGCAGGATGAAGATCCTGATGCCACAATACCTCGGGCTACTGACATCACATTCCAGTCTTCATCACAG GAATCTACACTTGTCAGTGATGTTTCTTCCAGTCCAGTCAGCTCCCCATTTGAGGAAAGCCTGCCTATGACAACTCCAGAAAAGACTCCG GATAGTCGATGTGATCCTAGAGGAATTCCTGGATGGGAGGCAGTTGACGACCTGGCAGGGTACCTTGTTAATCTCAACCGTACAATAACAGCTCTGTCCAATGCTGAAAAAACAGAGATATTAAGGTTGTACTCTTGCCTGGATGCGACTGACAAGTCTCCAACCAAATACTCTCTGAAAACCAAAAAGACGACCTTGACCGGGCCATGGAGAGCTTCGAGGAAGCGCAGTGGCTCTGCTCCAGGCCAGCAAGCAGCAGAGAG ATTGTTCATGGTTCATGGCCAGGCTGCCCATAGACCTGATTTTAACAGGATTTCAGAGTGTGTTGCACTCAGACTCTACAAAGAGTTCAAGGAAGCCAGAAACAGGCCAAAGGACAATAAAGGCAAAACATTTGCAATCCCGCAGTCTATTGTCATGGCCTATAGTCATattaaacagctgattgaggaCTGCAAAGAAATACTGGACAACAGCAACCTGGTTCTAGTAACAATTAACAATACAACAGTGTCCTCCTG GTTGCAGGATCGGCAGAAGAGAATGGACCGTGATTCTTTGCTTCAAGGGGTGCAGCTTCCTCAACAGGTTGATTTGGCAACGGAATCCCTCCTGGAAGCCCAGGACCTGCCATCTGAGCCTGTTCAGCATGGCCATAAACCTATGGAATTCCCAGAACCTGAAAACCTAGAGGGCGAAGCAATGATTCGGCCACGCCGCGGTGGCAGAAAACAGGTTTTAAAATCCCACAGTGATACATCTTATTCTCAGGACTGGAGCTCCTTCCAGCCACCGTCAGCTCAGGAATCTCAGGGCTGGTCCTCCTTCCAGCCACCGTCAACTCAGGCATCTCAGGGCTGGTCCTCGTTCCAGCCACCGTCAGCTGCAACATCTCAGGGCTGGTCCTCATTCCAGCCACCGTCAGCTGCAACATCTCAGGGCTGGTCCTCATTCCAGCCACCGTCAGCTGCAACATCTCAGGGCTGGTCCTCATTCCAGCCACCGTCAGCTGCAACATCTCAGGGCTGGTCCTCATTCCAGCCACCGTCAGCTGCAACATCTCAGGGCTGGTCCTCATTCCAGCCACCGTCAGCTGCAACATCTCAGGGCTGGTCCTCATTCCAGCCACCGTCAGCTGCAACATCTCAGGGCTGGTCCTCATTCCAGCCACCGTCAGCTGCAACATCTCAGGGCTGGTCGTCCTTCCAGCCACCGTCAGCTCCAGCTTCTCAGGGTTGGTTGCCATCCCAGTTGCCACCAGTGCCAGCATCACACTCTCAGGGTGATCAGCCTGATCAGCAGCCACCTAATCCAATTCAGCCAGCCACAGCACAAACTGTCCACAATCGGTTCAGAGAATGGCGATTGCGAAAGGCAGCCGTTGAGGATCAGGAGCGAGAAATGAGAGGTGAGACCCCAAAAAAGCGGCAAACTAAAGAGAGTTACCACTATCAGTGCAAAGTGTGTGGTAAGGCAAAGAGCAAAATTACTGGCCATACACAGCTACGGGGAAAATGGTACTGTCCTTCATCTGGACAGACCATCACAGAGTGGAAAAATTCACTCTGA